One genomic window of Plasmodium coatneyi strain Hackeri chromosome 12, complete sequence includes the following:
- a CDS encoding Histone-like transcription factor, which translates to MQNVSLNDSTVRKNNSPLPSCSSPLDHRNAQNGELPKIMPTKMITRSQTNSLEKKRYSKDNLTKEDNTLLNDGNNLPKKRTRRTNTTNTTSKTNTTNTTNTTKRTNTTKQTNTTKQTNTTKQTNTTKQTNTAKQTNTTNKRTRRTKQTNRTDEVMSLNSIPTEANVEINEYVINNYFKLNSSGITTTSTATSTPATRANTRAGTRTGTRASTTVGTTAGTTASTNISAIQNRKNNGDHNALVGHNRINNGLLHEGLLKGVILKGGKINEEQPNEDRMNKYIFSEDLIKEDKVKEDAINDWVINRDHLENSANYRKSNFHNTNFEDAYFDSVLFDSALMHSSEYDRDRFDSANFDNAQFDSQLENSQTDINHLPKNSPQKNNLPNNKLVNYYSSLRSLYLTDNLNSQMSDQMSDQKSDLIGDHLNGRPTDCMTNRMAENAKNENLNNSQTLHKNLLSSVTPNVKLNLQSQMYENPNSQSVSYQPTHRLTNTPTHQLSAQENNYACDYNPQQYHSNKVKEKTNSFL; encoded by the exons ATGCAAAACGTAAGTTTAAACGACTCAACCGTTAGAAAGAACAACAGCCCCCTCCCGTCTTGCTCTTCCCCCCTGGATCACAGAAATGCTCAAAACGGTGAACTGCCCAAAATAATGCcaacaaaaatgataacCAGGAGCCAAACGAACTcgctcgaaaaaaaaaggtactcAAAAGATAATCTCACCAAAGAAGACAACACTCTCCTAAACGATGGTAACAACCTCccaaaaaaacgaacaaggagaacaaacacaacaaacacaacaagcaaaacaaacacaacaaataccacaaacacaacaaagcGAACAAACACAacgaaacaaacaaacacaacgaaacaaacaaacacaacgaaacaaacaaacacaacaaaacaaacaaacacagcaaaacaaacaaacacaacaaacaaacgAACAAGGAGAACCAAGCAAACAAACAGAACAGATGAGGTTATGAGTTTAAACAGTATTCCCACAGAAGCAAATgtagaaataaatgaatacgtgataaataattattttaaattgaaTAGCAGTGGCATTACTACCACCAGCACCGCAACATCTACCCCCGCCACCAGGGCAAACACCAGGGCAGGCACCAGGACAGGCACCAGGGCAAGCACCACGGTAGGCACCACAGCAGGCACCACGGCAAGCACCAATATCAGCGCTATTCAGAATCGTAAAAATAATGGGGATCACAACGCACTTGTGGGTCACAACCGAATAAATAATGGTCTGCTACACGAAGGGTTACTCAAGGGGGTGATACTGAAGGGTGGGAAAATAAACGAGGAGCAGCCTAACGAAGAccgaatgaacaaatatatcTTCAGCGAAGATCTCATCAAGGAGGATAAGGTGAAAGAAGACGCGATCAACGATTGGGTTATAAATAGGGATCACCTAGAGAACAGCGCCAACTACCGTAAATCCAACTTCCATAATACCAACTTCGAGGATGCCTACTTCGATAGTGTCCTGTTCGATAGCGCTCTGATGCATAGCTCTGAGTATGATAGGGACCGCTTCGATAGTGCCAACTTTGACAACGCTCAGTTTGATAGCCAACTAGAGAACAGCCAAACGGATATAAACCACCTTCCCAAGaattccccccaaaaaaacaaCCTTCCGAACAACAAATTAGTTAACTACTACAGTAGCCTCCGAAGCCTCTACTTAACTGACAACCTAAATAGCCAGATGAGCGATCAAATGAGCGACCAAAAGAGCGACCTTATCGGCGACCATTTGAATGGCCGCCCAACGGACTGCATGACAAACCGAATGGCagaaaacgcaaaaaacgaaaatttaaataactCACAAA CGTTGCACAAAAACCTTTTAAGTAGCGTCACGCCAAACGTGAAGCTAAACCTACAGTCCCAGATGTACGAGAACCCTAATTCGCAGAGCGTTTCCTACCAACCGACTCACCGACTCACCAACACACCAACACACCAACTTTCTGCACAAGAAAATAATTATGCTTGTGATTATAACCCGCAGCAATATCACAGCAAcaaggtgaaggaaaaaacgaactCCTTTTTGTGA
- a CDS encoding Ubiquinol-cytochrome c reductase iron-sulfur subunit, protein MKSIRSFDLLIKGRIFLKKNEFNKIGNRTFGGTFNHNIKENDRVPPASENPSYKNLFDHADDIKLWEIEEKENICHKRVEDLSELVEPSNHPHQYEGIFVRTRYAHYNQTAEPVFPRKPNLEKGELASGANVTRTDVWHNPKEPAVVSVGKFEPHNFRPAGYAENAPNPDSINSDYHPDFREYRLRSGNADRRTFMYFISASYFFIMSSIMRSTICKSVHFFWISKDLVAEGTTELDMRTVSPGEHVVIKWRGKPIFVKHRTPEDIQRAKEDDKLVETMRDPQLDSDRTIKPEWLVNIGVCTHLGCIPAPGGNYNGYFCPCHGSHYDNSGRVRQGPAPSNLEVPPYEFVDENTIKIG, encoded by the coding sequence atgaaaagtataAGGAGCTTTGACCTTTTAATAAAGGggagaatatttttaaaaaaaaacgaattcaACAAAATAGGCAATAGAACCTTTGGAGGAACCTTCAACCACAacataaaggaaaacgaTCGAGTACCTCCAGCTTCGGAAAATCCaagttacaaaaatttgttcgATCATGCAGATGATATAAAATTGTGGGAaatagaagagaaggaaaatatttgcCACAAGAGGGTAGAGGATTTGTCCGAGTTGGTTGAACCGTCAAATCACCCACATCAGTATGAAGGCATTTTTGTGAGGACAAGATATGCACATTATAACCAAACAGCTGAACCCGTTTTCCCAAGAAAACCAAATTTAGAAAAGGGCGAATTAGCCAGTGGAGCTAATGTAACAAGAACAGATGTCTGGCATAACCCTAAAGAACCTGCTGTCGTTTCAGTAGGTAAATTTGAACCACATAATTTTCGACCAGCTGGTTATGCTGAAAATGCGCCCAACCCAGATAGTATAAACTCAGATTATCACCCAGATTTTAGAGAGTATAGATTAAGAAGTGGAAATGCAGACAGAAGAACCTTTATGTATTTTATAAGTGCCTCctacttttttattatgtcGTCTATTATGAGATCAACCATATGTAAATCTGTGCACTTCTTTTGGATCTCCAAAGATTTAGTTGCAGAAGGAACTACAGAATTAGATATGAGGACAGTAAGCCCTGGAGAACACGTTGTAATAAAGTGGAGAGGGAAGCCAATTTTTGTGAAGCATCGAACCCCTGAGGATATCCAGAGAGCTAAGGAGGACGACAAATTGGTGGAAACTATGAGAGACCCTCAGTTAGATTCGGACCGAACTATTAAACCTGAGTGGTTGGTTAATATAGGGGTCTGTACACATTTGGGTTGCATTCCAGCCCCCGGTGGAAATTACAACGGCTACTTCTGCCCTTGTCATGGTTCCCATTATGACAATTCTGGCAGAGTTCGCCAGGGCCCCGCGCCGTCCAATTTGGAGGTTCCCCCGTATGAGTTTGTTGACGAGAATACGATCAAGATTGGCTGA